Proteins from one Dehalococcoidales bacterium genomic window:
- a CDS encoding FAD-dependent oxidoreductase: protein MDNENSENKFDTIIVGAGPAGTTAALVLAKAGLNVLLLERSSSPGSKNVFGGILYTTVLNRLVPNFWEEAPVERHIKGIKIYLVSPQNAVSIGVESEEHNQPPYNNSFTVSRAAFDKWYASKAEEAGAMLLLNTQVDDLLRVNGKVAGVKVRGEEGELYADTVILADGVNSILAEKAGLRKSYVPRQVSLGMKEIIELPRNVIEDRFGISGDEGVEIKYMAGDATKGIWGGGNIYTNQESVSLVTWLALDPLIKSKRKSTELFEQFKAHPFVKNYIKGGKTVEYQAHLAPDGGYDDTPRYFTDGLVIAGDAARFLNASLHYEGTNFAMASGEAAAKAILHARGLNDYSAKSLAYYQKLLEKSFVMKDLKRYRKMNHFAEKNPEFFGPYFDVITQAAVDYFAVKETPKRSQEWQMIKDFRKNLGKATKSRFPLLGFCWRCLKGGLSFL, encoded by the coding sequence ATGGATAACGAAAACAGCGAAAACAAATTCGATACTATAATCGTCGGCGCCGGGCCGGCCGGCACCACGGCGGCGCTGGTCCTGGCCAAAGCCGGGCTGAACGTCCTGCTGCTGGAGCGCAGCTCCAGTCCGGGCAGCAAGAACGTCTTCGGGGGGATACTGTACACCACGGTGCTGAACCGGCTTGTTCCCAACTTCTGGGAAGAGGCGCCGGTGGAGCGGCATATCAAGGGCATCAAGATTTACCTGGTATCGCCGCAGAACGCGGTATCCATCGGCGTGGAGAGCGAAGAGCATAACCAGCCGCCCTACAACAACAGCTTCACCGTATCACGCGCGGCCTTCGATAAATGGTACGCCTCCAAGGCGGAGGAGGCCGGCGCAATGCTGCTGCTGAACACCCAGGTGGACGACCTGCTCCGGGTGAACGGCAAAGTGGCGGGGGTGAAGGTGCGGGGGGAGGAAGGCGAGCTTTACGCCGATACCGTAATCCTGGCGGACGGGGTAAACTCCATACTGGCGGAAAAGGCCGGTTTGAGAAAAAGCTACGTACCGCGGCAGGTATCACTGGGGATGAAGGAAATCATCGAGCTGCCGCGGAATGTCATCGAAGACCGGTTCGGCATCAGCGGGGACGAGGGCGTGGAGATAAAATACATGGCGGGGGACGCCACCAAGGGCATCTGGGGAGGCGGCAATATCTACACCAACCAGGAAAGCGTTTCCCTGGTCACCTGGCTGGCCCTGGACCCGCTGATAAAAAGCAAAAGAAAGTCGACCGAGCTCTTCGAGCAGTTCAAGGCGCACCCCTTCGTGAAGAACTATATCAAGGGCGGCAAAACGGTAGAGTACCAGGCGCACCTGGCCCCCGACGGCGGCTACGACGATACACCCAGGTACTTCACCGACGGGCTGGTAATAGCCGGGGACGCCGCCCGCTTTTTAAACGCGTCCCTCCATTACGAGGGGACCAACTTCGCCATGGCGTCCGGGGAAGCGGCGGCCAAAGCCATCCTCCACGCACGCGGGCTGAACGACTACTCCGCGAAGTCGCTGGCCTACTACCAGAAACTGCTGGAAAAAAGCTTCGTGATGAAAGACCTCAAGCGCTACCGCAAGATGAACCACTTCGCGGAAAAGAACCCGGAGTTCTTCGGCCCCTACTTCGACGTTATCACCCAGGCGGCCGTGGACTACTTCGCGGTAAAAGAGACGCCCAAGCGGAGCCAGGAATGGCAGATGATTAAGGATTTCCGCAAAAACCTGGGCAAAGCGACCAAGTCAAGATTCCCGCTGCTCGGCTTCTGCTGGAGATGCCTGAAGGGAGGGCTGTCTTTCCTATGA
- a CDS encoding cytochrome b/b6 domain-containing protein codes for MKNLKFPFVMLVELGILAAFIAFLVYLFPTLDPKGYIYYGDAPHVAYLQQYVSYTAVTAIRWIFYIVTAAAILFMLVTIIGELIRWRINQGRQPHHLPEGKPGDEQVTRFNGHFKIQHYLIMIFVTLAGIIGLLQAFPDWGAGSNFLNNIWGSLADKRHFHHYFAYVVDFTVFYFLFYLAYKFFIKKEKMRAMLPGWKDIVDMIHMNLYIFGFEKEEPDYDRFTFGQKIDFFIILFGIPTLSVTGLAMHYTTVSQHIIGGLGIAIAAVIHRSVALFLAWFVLSVHIYYAHLSPDLFPINTVILTGKMPKSRYKALFPLDSERTEGDK; via the coding sequence ATGAAAAACTTAAAGTTTCCTTTCGTGATGCTGGTTGAACTGGGGATACTGGCCGCGTTCATAGCGTTCCTGGTGTACCTTTTTCCCACGCTCGACCCCAAAGGCTATATATACTACGGGGACGCGCCGCACGTGGCCTATCTACAGCAATACGTTTCCTACACGGCGGTGACGGCAATCCGCTGGATATTCTACATCGTCACGGCGGCGGCGATACTATTCATGCTGGTCACCATTATCGGCGAGCTTATCCGCTGGCGCATCAACCAAGGCCGTCAGCCGCATCACCTGCCCGAAGGCAAGCCCGGCGATGAGCAGGTAACCCGCTTCAACGGGCATTTCAAGATTCAGCACTACCTGATAATGATATTCGTCACCCTGGCGGGCATTATAGGGCTGCTCCAGGCCTTCCCGGACTGGGGGGCGGGGAGCAATTTCCTCAACAACATCTGGGGGAGCCTGGCGGACAAGCGGCATTTCCACCACTACTTCGCGTATGTAGTTGATTTTACGGTGTTCTATTTCCTCTTCTACCTGGCCTACAAGTTCTTCATTAAAAAAGAGAAGATGCGCGCCATGCTGCCCGGGTGGAAAGACATCGTGGATATGATTCACATGAACCTCTACATCTTCGGCTTCGAGAAAGAGGAGCCGGACTACGACCGCTTTACCTTCGGGCAGAAGATAGACTTCTTCATCATCCTTTTCGGCATACCCACCCTTTCGGTGACCGGGCTGGCCATGCACTATACCACCGTCTCCCAGCACATCATCGGCGGACTGGGGATAGCCATTGCGGCGGTAATTCACCGCAGCGTGGCGCTGTTCCTGGCCTGGTTCGTCTTAAGCGTGCATATTTACTACGCCCACCTTTCGCCCGACCTTTTCCCCATCAATACCGTTATCCTCACCGGCAAAATGCCGAAATCCCGCTATAAGGCGCTGTTCCCGCTGGACAGCGAACGCACGGAAGGCGACAAGTAG
- a CDS encoding UbiA prenyltransferase family protein translates to MNLSKVVHANFGSDLLIRDRYSAREKLAGHLTLARPLFLLLTPLNAASAAVLSIRGLPSWGLCLAGFFTGALAAAGVNIFNRWADRERDKTLWPSRGIPSGRVKAGAALGIALASYAAALALCWIYFNPTAFFILLGAEVLGSLYSTHLRDKIGYLSLPPIEGLIFLCGWACLAPETVFTTALPWYLYLLGAVWQSGHIMAHYLLNIRYDKQGKAVIATPAFFSKPSPRAAARMTLGLAGLLFIMSVLLPLLTSISWLYIVPAAAFGLYTLYRCRALASAAPDTKQVHRAWSTLALYRMVISAAIILSIIVYH, encoded by the coding sequence ATGAATCTGAGTAAAGTCGTTCACGCCAATTTCGGCTCCGATTTACTTATCCGCGATAGATACAGCGCCAGGGAAAAACTGGCGGGACATCTGACGCTGGCGCGCCCTTTATTCCTGCTTTTAACGCCGCTCAATGCCGCCAGCGCGGCCGTTTTAAGCATCCGGGGGCTGCCGTCCTGGGGCTTATGCCTGGCGGGTTTTTTCACCGGGGCACTGGCGGCGGCCGGAGTCAATATTTTCAACCGCTGGGCGGACCGGGAGAGGGACAAAACGCTATGGCCTTCCCGCGGCATCCCCAGCGGGCGGGTAAAGGCGGGGGCGGCACTGGGTATTGCGCTGGCCTCTTACGCAGCCGCCCTGGCGCTGTGCTGGATTTACTTCAATCCCACCGCTTTCTTTATCCTGCTGGGGGCGGAGGTGCTGGGCTCATTGTATTCCACGCACCTGCGGGATAAAATAGGCTACCTTTCCCTGCCCCCTATAGAGGGGCTGATATTTCTCTGCGGCTGGGCGTGCCTGGCCCCGGAAACGGTATTCACCACGGCGCTGCCCTGGTACTTATACCTGCTGGGGGCGGTATGGCAATCCGGCCACATCATGGCGCATTACCTGCTGAATATACGGTATGACAAACAAGGCAAGGCGGTCATCGCCACGCCGGCGTTCTTCAGCAAACCCTCGCCGCGGGCGGCGGCGCGAATGACGCTGGGGCTGGCGGGGCTACTGTTCATCATGAGCGTGCTGCTGCCACTGCTGACCAGCATAAGCTGGCTGTATATAGTACCGGCGGCGGCCTTCGGGCTGTACACGCTGTACCGCTGCAGGGCGTTGGCCAGCGCCGCGCCGGACACGAAGCAGGTGCACCGCGCCTGGAGCACGCTGGCTTTATACCGCATGGTAATATCGGCGGCGATAATATTAAGCATTATCGTTTATCATTAG
- a CDS encoding methyltransferase domain-containing protein, whose protein sequence is MKILKRVPLNHEAIKGTAAVKQYDKGARLYMLPEYKYFAHKVRRRGIRAGKVLDIGTGSGRLAIELAKTKGNEYEITGLDVSQDMLARAKENAKAAGMNGKITFIKGNGAALPFPDKSFDLVVSYASLHHWANPEQVFAEARRVVKEGGAVIIRDNRRVYGNPFWEVFIRGLSLFMNKRHRDNWPKAIMSSYTLPEVQEIIHKSGLDYRVGLDFIKFDLCVETPLRKNC, encoded by the coding sequence ATGAAGATTTTAAAACGCGTACCACTAAACCACGAAGCCATTAAAGGCACGGCCGCCGTGAAACAGTACGACAAGGGCGCCCGGCTCTACATGCTGCCGGAGTACAAGTACTTCGCGCACAAGGTGCGGCGGCGGGGCATAAGGGCGGGGAAGGTACTGGACATAGGCACCGGCAGCGGGCGGCTGGCCATCGAGCTGGCGAAAACAAAAGGGAATGAATATGAAATCACCGGGCTGGACGTTTCCCAGGACATGCTGGCGCGCGCCAAGGAGAACGCCAAAGCCGCGGGGATGAACGGCAAGATTACGTTTATCAAAGGCAACGGCGCGGCCCTGCCCTTCCCGGACAAGTCGTTCGATTTAGTGGTCAGCTACGCGTCACTGCACCACTGGGCCAACCCGGAGCAGGTGTTTGCCGAGGCGCGGCGGGTGGTGAAAGAGGGCGGGGCGGTAATTATCCGGGACAACCGGCGGGTCTACGGCAACCCTTTCTGGGAGGTGTTTATCCGGGGGCTATCGCTGTTCATGAACAAGCGCCACCGGGACAACTGGCCCAAAGCCATTATGTCAAGCTACACCCTGCCGGAGGTGCAAGAGATTATCCATAAGTCCGGCCTGGACTACCGGGTGGGGCTGGACTTCATAAAATTCGATTTATGCGTGGAAACACCGTTAAGGAAAAACTGTTGA
- a CDS encoding radical SAM protein, with the protein MKKNDSVAGIKAGLQEKGLRIAPETAAALEAGYNAPAVSTGRLVLCLASPDGSGEMLPVFIVNGKRGGKSPYSLTEKEPGKFEVLKDNEKYADVIPLPRPKFYDLKTSGGSPMSKVAVIVGPGHLRSVVSQSCYYQQTGQACKFCAVQYWWNAMPTKQPEQVAETAIAGYREGAVKHISLTTATSDTPDKGLASLVKTAQLIHAQADVPIMLEFEPVTDHALLRSLLSEAKKAGVTTVSINIEVFDEKRREEIMPAKGRIPVSEYIENWKICREIFGNNEVSTTVVVGIGEGDASIIKGVEMAAGNGVMTFLVPHSPAAGAAYEDFIPPSADRMLNLYEKAAAIHKKYGLDMCACTAGCVRGGGFSAIKDVTRFGA; encoded by the coding sequence TTGAAGAAAAACGATTCGGTGGCGGGGATAAAGGCGGGGCTCCAGGAAAAGGGGCTGCGCATTGCGCCGGAAACAGCCGCGGCGCTGGAGGCGGGCTATAACGCCCCGGCGGTAAGCACCGGGCGGCTGGTGCTGTGTTTGGCGTCCCCGGACGGCAGCGGAGAGATGCTGCCGGTATTCATCGTGAACGGGAAACGGGGCGGCAAGTCTCCATATTCTTTAACGGAAAAAGAGCCGGGCAAATTTGAAGTACTGAAAGATAATGAAAAATACGCGGACGTTATACCCCTGCCCCGCCCGAAGTTTTATGATTTGAAGACCAGCGGCGGCAGCCCTATGAGCAAGGTGGCGGTCATCGTGGGGCCGGGGCATTTGCGCTCCGTGGTCAGCCAGAGCTGCTACTACCAGCAGACCGGGCAGGCGTGCAAGTTCTGCGCGGTGCAGTACTGGTGGAACGCCATGCCCACCAAGCAGCCGGAGCAGGTGGCGGAAACGGCCATCGCGGGGTACAGGGAGGGAGCGGTAAAGCATATTTCCCTGACCACGGCCACGTCCGATACGCCGGACAAAGGGCTGGCCAGCCTGGTGAAGACGGCGCAGCTGATTCACGCGCAGGCGGACGTGCCCATCATGCTGGAATTCGAGCCGGTGACCGACCACGCCCTATTGCGGTCGTTACTGAGCGAGGCGAAAAAAGCGGGCGTCACCACCGTTTCGATAAATATCGAGGTATTCGACGAAAAGCGGCGGGAGGAAATCATGCCGGCCAAGGGCAGGATACCCGTCAGCGAGTATATAGAAAACTGGAAGATATGCCGGGAAATATTCGGCAATAACGAGGTATCCACCACGGTGGTGGTGGGCATCGGCGAGGGCGACGCGTCAATCATCAAGGGGGTGGAAATGGCGGCCGGGAACGGGGTAATGACCTTCCTGGTGCCGCACAGTCCGGCCGCCGGCGCCGCTTACGAGGATTTTATCCCGCCTTCCGCCGATAGAATGCTTAACCTCTATGAAAAAGCGGCGGCTATCCATAAAAAGTACGGGCTGGACATGTGCGCCTGCACAGCGGGTTGCGTGCGGGGCGGCGGCTTCAGCGCCATTAAAGACGTTACCAGATTCGGGGCATAG
- a CDS encoding radical SAM protein translates to MVSLRTYTTEVGVLGRIKTDLQTHGVLVSPELQDELEREWNAPAIKNGRFVFCLKSPVDGHLTTVLIINGKFAEHSPFHLVKAADGEFEVWRNDEKYTEVVMLPRPEFYNSVTSDGVKMSDIAVIGEPDHLRSVLNQRCGYQQLGKGCKFCAVESWWAGYTDKSPRHVAEVAAAAYKEGMAKHVTLSTGTKLTTGKGLEDLVATAKLINQKAKVTMTLNFEPVTDWAMLETLLQEGKAAGATTVLCNIECFDVNLREDIMPLKGKNSIETYQKVWKKCTEIFDHNEVYTMAITGLGESDDSILKGVEMCASLGVVCSIVPHTPMRKAAYEDFAPPSVSRMMYLYEEALPIYERYGLKLYGGTGGIYTSLKGM, encoded by the coding sequence ATGGTAAGTTTAAGAACGTATACCACGGAAGTAGGCGTACTGGGGAGAATCAAGACGGATTTGCAGACCCACGGGGTGCTGGTGTCACCGGAGCTGCAGGACGAACTGGAGCGGGAATGGAACGCCCCGGCCATCAAGAACGGGCGGTTCGTGTTCTGCCTGAAATCCCCGGTGGACGGCCACCTGACCACGGTGCTCATCATCAACGGCAAATTCGCCGAGCACTCCCCCTTCCACCTGGTGAAAGCGGCGGACGGCGAGTTCGAGGTATGGCGGAACGACGAGAAATACACGGAAGTCGTCATGCTGCCGCGGCCGGAGTTTTATAACAGCGTCACCAGCGACGGCGTCAAGATGTCCGATATCGCGGTCATCGGCGAGCCGGACCACCTGCGCTCGGTACTGAACCAGCGCTGCGGCTACCAGCAGCTCGGAAAAGGCTGCAAATTCTGCGCTGTGGAAAGCTGGTGGGCGGGCTATACCGACAAGTCCCCCCGGCATGTAGCCGAGGTGGCGGCAGCCGCCTACAAAGAGGGCATGGCCAAACATGTCACCCTGAGCACCGGCACCAAGCTCACGACGGGCAAGGGCCTGGAAGATTTAGTGGCCACGGCGAAACTCATCAACCAGAAGGCGAAAGTCACCATGACGCTCAACTTCGAGCCGGTGACGGACTGGGCCATGCTGGAAACGCTCTTGCAGGAAGGCAAAGCGGCCGGCGCCACCACCGTGCTTTGCAACATCGAGTGCTTCGACGTGAACCTGCGGGAAGATATCATGCCGCTCAAGGGCAAGAACTCCATCGAGACCTACCAGAAAGTCTGGAAGAAATGCACGGAAATCTTCGACCACAACGAGGTCTATACCATGGCCATCACCGGGCTGGGCGAGTCCGACGACTCCATCCTCAAGGGCGTGGAGATGTGCGCGTCCCTGGGCGTGGTCTGCTCCATCGTGCCGCACACGCCAATGCGCAAAGCGGCCTACGAGGACTTCGCACCGCCGTCCGTATCCCGGATGATGTACCTCTACGAGGAAGCCCTGCCCATCTACGAACGCTACGGGCTGAAACTCTACGGCGGCACCGGCGGGATTTACACGTCGCTCAAGGGTATGTAA